The sequence AAGCGCTGCTTAGCTTCTTCGGTCGGAATGGTGGGGGCTACGACCACATCGTCACCATCTTTCCAATCTACGGGGGTAGCTACGCTGTAGTTATCGGTCAGCTGCAGCGAATCAATCACCCGCAGAATCTCGGCAAAGTTGCGTCCGGTGCTCGGCGGATAGGTGATGGTCAACCGCAGCTTTTTGCTGGGATCAATCACAAACACACTGCGCACGGTGACTTTAGCGTTGGCATTGGGGTGAATCATGCCATAGAGGTCAGAGACCTTTTTGTCGTCGTCAGCAATGATTGGGTAGTTGACGGTCACACCCTGGGTCTCATTGATGTCACCAATCCAGCCCTGGTGAGAATCAGCACTATCTACGCTGAGGGCAATCACTTTAGCGTTGCGCTTTTCGAACTCGGGCTTAAGCCGAGCCACACTACCCAGCTCAGTGGTGCAAACCGGGGTATAGTCGGCGGGGTGAGAAAACAGCACCACCCAGCTATCGCCAGCCCAGCTGTAAAAATCGATCTCACCCTCGCTGGTTTGCTGGGTGAAGTTAGGTACTTGATCACCAAGTTGAAGCGCCATATCTAATCTCCGTTTGATCTCGTCTTGACAGGTTGCAAACAGCGTTGCTCAGGATTCACTCACGCTATTTTCCCATAAACCCCGGTATTCCGGTCGGAGTTTAGAGGATTATCTTAATGATTGTATCGCAGCCCCCCAGAGCTGTGGGCGATCGCCCCCTCAGGAGCCGAGCCTTAGCCCCTGAGCCCGGGGTGCCAAAAACCAAAACACCCAGGGAAATGCCCCAGGTGCTTTAGTTCACGTTTGTCG is a genomic window of Nodosilinea sp. E11 containing:
- a CDS encoding peroxiredoxin, whose translation is MALQLGDQVPNFTQQTSEGEIDFYSWAGDSWVVLFSHPADYTPVCTTELGSVARLKPEFEKRNAKVIALSVDSADSHQGWIGDINETQGVTVNYPIIADDDKKVSDLYGMIHPNANAKVTVRSVFVIDPSKKLRLTITYPPSTGRNFAEILRVIDSLQLTDNYSVATPVDWKDGDDVVVAPTIPTEEAKQRFPKGVTEIKPYLRMTPQPNK